Part of the Myxococcaceae bacterium JPH2 genome, GCCCCTGCCCCGAGTTGGAGTTGGGCCCTTCTGCTCGGCCCCTGCGGCGCTTCGCGTCCGGGCCGGCTCGCCATGGGCTGCTTGCTCCCGCAGGACCTGGCAAGCCCTCCTCCCCGTCATTGCGTTTCAGTCCGTGGGCGGTCCTGCGTTCGATGCGCGGGCGCACGGATTCGGTGCTCCGCGGCGCGGGAAGACGGGGCGCGCACCTGTAGCACTCAAACTCTCAAACTCGCGGATTCGTTGAGGAAACGCCTTCTGTTGGGCGTTTGACTCGTCGTCCGTGCTGGGTCTAGAGTCCCTCCACTCCGCTTGGTCTCTGCGCCGCCTGCCGCGGTGCGTACCCCCGGCGCCGGGCGGCTCCACGAGATGAAGAAGCCGACCTTCTTTGGGAAGTACCTGCTCCTCGAGCGCATCAACGTCGGCGGCATGGCGGAGGTGTTCATCGCGAAGGCCTTCGGTGTCGAGGGCTTCGAGCGCATCCTGGCCATCAAGAAGATCCTCCCGACGATGGCCGAGGATGAGGAGTTCATCACGATGTTCATCGACGAGGCGCGGATCAGCGTTCAGCTGAACCACGCCAACGTCGTGCACATCCACGAACTCGGGAAGCATGACGACACGTACTTCATCGCCATGGAGTACGTGGCGGGTCGGGACGTGCGGACCATCCTGGAGCGCTACCGTCGCCGCAAGGAGATCATGCCCACCGCTCAGGCGGTGTTCATCGTCTCCAAGATGTGTGAGGGCCTCGACTACGCGCACCGCAAGAAGGACGCGCGCGGTCAGGACCTCCACATCATCCACCGCGACGTGTCGCCGCAGAACATCCTCGTCTCCTACGAAGGCGAGGTGAAGATCATCGACTTTGGCATCGCCAAGGCCGCCAATCGCTCGCAGAAGACGCAAGCCGGCATCCTCAAGGGGAAGTTTGGCTACATGAGCCCGGAGCAGGTCCGGGGCATGCCCATCGATCGGCGCAGCGACATCTTCGCCGTCGGCGTGCTGCTGTACGAGATGCTCACGGGCGAGAAACTCTTCGTCGGCGAGTCCGACTTCTCCACGCTGGAGAAGGTGCGCAACGCGGACGTCCCCACGCCTCGCGAGTTCAATCCGAACATCTCGGCGGGGCTGGAGAAGGTGGTCATGAAGGCTCTCGCGCGAGAGCCTGAGGAGCGCTACCAGTGGGCGTCTGACCTGCAGGAGGACCTCATGCGGTTCCTCCTCGCGGGCGATGCCATCTACTCGTCGAAGCATCTGTCCGGGTACATGAAGGAGGCCTTCGCGGAGGACTTGCTTCGCGAGGCCGAGAAGATGGAGCGCTATGCCTCCGTCGAGCGTCCGGATCAGATTGAAACATCGGGCGTGACGGTCCCTCCGCCGTCGCCGCGCCCGTCTCGGGCCAGTCGCGCGGTCGCGGGGCCTGCTGCGGGCCGCTCGCCCACGGCGCCTGCCGCACCTGCTCCGGGGTATGTGCCCCCGCCCACGGCTGAAGAGCTGGCCGAGATGGATGGCGCGGCAGACAAGACGCAGATCGTCGACTCCACCAACGCCGCTTTCCTCTCACCTGAGACTCGGGTGGCCGAGAGCAGTGTGGTGGTGGATGACAGTGCCACGGGCCGCACCGAGAACCCGATGGCCAAGGTGAGCAGCACCAGCGCCGCCTATCCCAGCCCCTATTCAGGTCAGGAGTCCTCGCGCGCTCCCAAGAGCAAGAGCGGGCCCAAGGCTCAGGTGGTCATCGGCGACGAGGAGGGTGAGGGCTACGCCGGCGCCACGATGATTGGTCCGGCGCCGTCGGCGCCCCCTGCCCGAGGCCGGCCCGCTGCTCCCGAGCCGGAGGAGAGCACTGGGAACATGGTCGTTCCGTCCAACCTGCGCTCGAATGGCGCGCGTGGACGGGCCCGCCAGGAGGAGCCGCCCGAGGATGAGGTCGGCGACGGCTACGACGCGCCTCCGGAAGACGATGGGTACGGCCAGCAGGGGCCGGACGACTACGGTGACGAGGAGCGCGGCGCGGCCGAGCAGGACGAGGAGACCGCGGGCTCTCGGGCGCCGGGTGGGGCGAAGAAGCCCTCCAAGCCCGCGAAGAACCCTCCCGCGAAGCCTGTGAAGGCGAGCGCGCCTGCCAAGGCGAAGGCGTCCAGCGGGAAGGGGATCCCCAAGCCCGCCATCATCGGCGCTGCGGCGCTCGTGGCCTTGTTGCTGGTCGCGGGGCTCGCCGTCGTCATGCGGAAGCCCTCGACGGGCTCTGCGACGTTCGTCGTGACGCCGTCGGCTGGTGCCACCGTGAAGGTGGATGGGCGACCGGTGAAGATCAACGACGTCGTGGCGCTGAAGCCCGGTCGGCATCAGGTTGCGGCGATTGCTCCGGGGTATCAGCCCCTGGTTCAGCAGGTCGACGTGGTGGCTGGGCAGGAGGCCGCTGTCGTCAGCCTTCAGCTCGTCCCCTCGCAGCCTCCTGGGAACACGCCTCCACCGCCGCCCGAGCCGAAGCCCACTCCCGTGGCGGCTCAGGAGCCGTCTGGTGTGAAGCCGACCCCCGAGGTCAAGCCCACGGCCACGCCGGAGCCGGTCGAGAAGCCCGCGCCGGAGACCAAGCCGACGACCGTCGCCACCCCCGAGCCCACACCGCCGCCGAAGCCCGCGACCTTCACCGCTACGTTCGATGGCGATGATGGGGCGGAGATCTCCGTTGAGGGCAAGCCAGCGGGGAAGGCTCCGAGCGCTCGAATGCCTGGGCTGACAGTGGGCAAGTCCTACAAGTTCACGGCGCGCCTTGCGGGCTTCAAGCCGTACTCGGGCCGCTTCGAGTCGGATGGGAGCGATGAGCTCAAGGTGACCTTCGCGTTGGAGAAGGAGCCAGAGCGGGAGCCGCCACCTTCTCGGACGCCGAAGCCGGCGCCGCCGCCGCCCGTTGCCGCGGTGAAGGCTCCCCCCAAGGCCGCGGTGATGGGCAAGTTCGCTTGCAGCACCAAGCCCGCGGGCGCGCAGATCTGGGTGGACGGAAAGAACACCGGACGCGAGACCCCCGTGGCGTTGGGTAATCCGCTGATGCTGCCCGTGGGCAAGCGAAAGATTGTCTTCAAGCTCAACGGCAAGTCGACCAAGCCTCAGGTCGTTCCTATCTCTGAGGACGGGGTCGCCAAGCTGGTCAACGTGCCTATCGAATGAGCGTGCTGGCATCCGACACCCGCTCCGAATTGTTGAAAGGAGAGGGTGCTCGGGGCGTTATGACGCCCCCGCACGCGACGCTAAACGCTAAGGTGACGCGCCCATGACGACGACGCACATTCGGGGCAAGGCCGAGGCCGGCCCTGCTCAGCAGCCCTTTACCTATCCGCTCCGTAAGGAGTTCATCGAGCCCGACTGGCGCCGCATTCCTGGCTACAAGGACGTGACGGCCGCGGAGTGGGAAAGCGCTGTCTGGCAGCGCAAGCACACCGTCAAGAACCTGAAGGAGCTGAAGGCGACCCTGGGCGCCCTGCTTCCCGAGGACCTGGCGGAGAGCATCGAGCAGGACCAGAAGCAGCGCGCGACGATGTCGCTGCTCGTCCCCCCGCAGATGCTCAACACCATGAACCTGGAGGACCTCTGGAGCGATCCGGTCCGCAGGTACATGCTCCCCGCGCTGGCGGACCGTCGCACGGACTGGCCCAACCACCCGAAGGCCAGCCGCGACAGCCTCCACGAGCAGGACATGTGGGTCGTCGAGGGCCTCACGCATCGCTATCCCACCAAGGTGCTGGCGGAGATGCTGCCCACCTGTCCCCAATACTGCGGGCACTGCACGCGCATGGACCTGGTGGGCAATGACGTGCCCCAGGTGTCCAAGCACAAGTTCGCGGTGGGACAGAAGGAGCGCTACGAGCAGATGCTCGACTACCTGCGCCGCACGCCCACCGTGCGCGACGTGGTTGTCTCCGGCGGCGATATCGCCAACCTGCCCATCCAAGCCCTGGAGCCGTTCGTCAGCGCGCTGCTGGACATCCCGAACATCCGGGACATCCGTCTGGCCAGCAAGGGCCTGATGGCCATTCCGCAGCACTTCCTCCAGGATAGCGTCCTGCAGGGGCTGGACCGTCTGGCGAAGAAGGCCATCGAGCGGGGCGTGGACCTGGCGCTGCACACGCACGTCAATCACGCGCAGCAGCTCACGCCGCTCGTGGGCAAGGCCGTGCGCAAGCTGCACGAGATGGGCTTCCGAGACGTGCGCAACCAGGGCGTGTTGCTGCGCGGAGTGAACGACAGCTCGCAGGCCCTGCTGGACCTGTGCTTCACGCTGCTCGATCACGCGAAGATCCTGCCGTACTACTTCTACATGTGCGACATGATCCCCAACAGCGAGCACTGGCGGCTCTCGGTGGATCAGGCGCAGAAGCTCCAGCACGACATCATGGGCTACATGCCGGGCTTCGCCACGCCGCGCATCGTCTGTGACGTTCCCTTCGTGGGGAAGCGCTGGGTGCATCAGGTGGCCGAGTACGATCGCGAGCGCGGCATCTCGTACTGGACGAAGAACTACCGGACCAGCGTGGAGGCGAATGACGCCGACGCGCTCAGCCGGAAGTACGAGTACTTCGATCCGATCGACGTGCTGCCCGAGGCCGGTCAGGCGTGGTGGCGGGAGCAGCAGAAGGCGGCGTGATGATTTCCTCCGTGCTTCCGGTGACCGGTTCACCGGAGCCGCGTACCGCGCGTCCCTCGACGAGTGTTCAGGGGCGCGCGCGTCTGTTCCCCTCCGCGACCGATGCGGAGTGGAGCGATTGGCGCTGGCAGCAGCGCCACGCGGTGCGCAACTTGGAGCAGCTCGAGAAGTACATCGCGCTGACTCCCGATGAGCGTGCGGGCGTGCAGGAGACGTCCGAGCTGTTCCGCATTGGGATCAGCCCGTACTACCTGTCGCTCATTGATCCCGAGCATCCCTTCTGCCCGGTGCGCATGCAGTCCATCCCGGTGCGCGCCGAGGCACGGATCCGCCCGGGCGAGCTGACGGATCCGCTGGGCGAGGACAAGACGCGTCCGGAGGAGTGCATCGTCCACAAGTATCCGGACCGAGTGCTCTTCCTCGCCATCGACACGTGCTCGGTCTACTGCCGGCACTGCACGCGGCGGCGCATCACCAAGGGCGGTGAGGCGGAGCTGACCAAGGATCAGATTCGCCGGGGCATCGAGTACATCGAGCGTCACCCCGAGGTTCGTGACGTCCTCATCTCGGGAGGGGATCCGTTCCTTCTCAGTGAGGAGCGGCTGGAGTCCATCCTGGAGCCGCTGACTCGCATCCCGCATGTGGAGATGATCCGCATCGGGACGCGCGTGCCGGTGTGTCTGCCCATGCGTGTGACGGACTCGCTCGCGCGCATGCTGCGGCGCCATGCGCCCGTCTATGTCATCACTCACTTCAATCACCCGAAGGAAGTGACGGCCGAGGCTCGCGAGGCGTGTGAGCGATTGGTGGACCACGGTGTGCCGGTGGAGAACCAGGCCGTGCTGATGCGGCGGCTCAACTCGGACGCGCGCATCATCAAAGAGCTGTCGCACGTTCTGCTGCGCAGCCGGGTGCGGCCGTACTACCTGCACCAGATGGATGTGGCCGAGGGCTGCGAGCATCTGCGTACGCCCATCGCGAAGGGCGTGGAGATTCTCCAGCAGCTCCGCGGGTTCACGTCCGGGCTCGCGGTGCCACACCTCGCGGTGGATCTGCCCGGGGGCGGCGGCAAGGTGACGCTTCAGCCGGATTACGTCATCGAGCGCAGCGAGCACGAGACGGTCTTCCGCAACTTCAAGGGTCAGCGCTACGCCTACCCCGAGCCGGAAGAGACTGACTGCTCCTGCCCCTATGACGACGTGTGGCGAGCGCGCGACGCTCGGTGACAGGACTCCCGGGGGAGAAGGCCCGGGAGTTTCGAGGTTCAGCACTCACGCCTGAGTTGCTTGGCGCTGTCCTGGGCCAGACCTGTGATGCGGAGACTCTCGGAGGGAAGCGTCGAGGGGCTGCTTGCTCAGTGCGAGCGCTTGCCGTGCTTGGCGCTGCCTGACTTCTTCGCGCTGCCGCCCTTCTTGGAGGACCTCGAGACGGCCTTCGTGGGAAGGGGCTCGGCGTCCTCGGGGGCGGCGGCTACCTCTTCACCTGCGGCGGGGAGGGCTTCGCCCGGCAGGCCCACTTCGACGATGGGAGGGGCGTCCGCAGTGGCCTCCAGCTCCACAGGATCCGCGTCGCTGAAGCCCTTCTGGATGGGGATCTCGCCGTTGGCCGGGCCCTCGGGGGGCTTCTTCGCGGCCTCTTGGGCGGCGGCGACCTTGGCGGCCTCGTCCTGGCGCTTCTGCGCGGCGTCCGCCTGCGCGCTGTCCTCCCGGCCCATCCGCGCCGTGTAGCGCGCGTACTCCTTCGCGGAGACGCCGTGCTTGGCCAACACCTGCGAGGAAGCCTCCGACTGCTGGCGGATGACCTCCTTGCGCTCGGCGCTGCTCAGCTCGGATGGCTTCCGGTTGCCGTTGGCCGCGTCCACCTTGGCCTGGGCCTTGCTCTCGTCTCGGCGAATCTCCGCGACCTTCTCGGGCGTCAGGGCGCTGTCCTCCGCGCGGGAGGAGGCTGGCAACGCGAGGCACGCTGCGGCCAGGGCGAGAGAGAGACGGGGGGACATGGGGGCTCCTCGATGCGAACCGGGAAGACGCGGCATCTAAGCATGCCCCCGAGACGGGCGCACCACGCGATGCGTCCCTTGCTCGAGATGGGCCCGCGTCTTAGCCGTTCTGGCAGCGCGCGCACTCGTCGTTGGCGTTGGCGCACTGCTCGCGGGCTTGGGCGCAGCGGGGCGGGAGATCATCGCGGTCGGCGTTGCGCTCCGCGAGCGCGCAGAGGTGTTCCGCCGCGGCGCAAGTCTCTGGCGCGAGGGCGCAGCGGTCCCCGCAGGACAGGTCGTCCTCGTGGGCTCGCGATTCCAACTCCTCGAGACGGGACGAGGCCGCGTCGAGGGCCGCGTCGTCATCTCCAGCCACACGGGTGTCGACATGCTTCGCGCAGCCAGCCACGGCGAGGCCGACCGCGAGTGCCAGCAGGGAGGTCCGGAGCGTCCGCATGGCATTCCCCATAGGCACGGCTCGACAGGGCGTCCAGCCTCAACGCCGCTCGGGTGAGGACATGTGACGTTCGGGCCGCGGAGTGGGCTCCGGGGGGCGCGTCCAATACAGCCACGCGGTGACTGCCAGGAGGGCCAAGACCGCCAGCCTTCGGAGCCAGTCCTCGCGGCGTCGCTTGGGGGATTCGGCGTCCGCTCGGGCGGCGTCGGCCAGCGCGGCCTCGACCTCGGGGCCGGTGGCGTTCAGCCGACGACAAGCGTCCGCCACAGGCACCAGCGCGACGGGCAGCGGCGCCGAGTCTCGCTCCAAGGCCGTGTCCAGCATGCGCGCCCAGGCGGTCTCCTCATCCGCGCTCTCGGGGGGCCTGGCTGGCGCTCCGAGTCGTCGGCTCA contains:
- a CDS encoding protein kinase — encoded protein: MKKPTFFGKYLLLERINVGGMAEVFIAKAFGVEGFERILAIKKILPTMAEDEEFITMFIDEARISVQLNHANVVHIHELGKHDDTYFIAMEYVAGRDVRTILERYRRRKEIMPTAQAVFIVSKMCEGLDYAHRKKDARGQDLHIIHRDVSPQNILVSYEGEVKIIDFGIAKAANRSQKTQAGILKGKFGYMSPEQVRGMPIDRRSDIFAVGVLLYEMLTGEKLFVGESDFSTLEKVRNADVPTPREFNPNISAGLEKVVMKALAREPEERYQWASDLQEDLMRFLLAGDAIYSSKHLSGYMKEAFAEDLLREAEKMERYASVERPDQIETSGVTVPPPSPRPSRASRAVAGPAAGRSPTAPAAPAPGYVPPPTAEELAEMDGAADKTQIVDSTNAAFLSPETRVAESSVVVDDSATGRTENPMAKVSSTSAAYPSPYSGQESSRAPKSKSGPKAQVVIGDEEGEGYAGATMIGPAPSAPPARGRPAAPEPEESTGNMVVPSNLRSNGARGRARQEEPPEDEVGDGYDAPPEDDGYGQQGPDDYGDEERGAAEQDEETAGSRAPGGAKKPSKPAKNPPAKPVKASAPAKAKASSGKGIPKPAIIGAAALVALLLVAGLAVVMRKPSTGSATFVVTPSAGATVKVDGRPVKINDVVALKPGRHQVAAIAPGYQPLVQQVDVVAGQEAAVVSLQLVPSQPPGNTPPPPPEPKPTPVAAQEPSGVKPTPEVKPTATPEPVEKPAPETKPTTVATPEPTPPPKPATFTATFDGDDGAEISVEGKPAGKAPSARMPGLTVGKSYKFTARLAGFKPYSGRFESDGSDELKVTFALEKEPEREPPPSRTPKPAPPPPVAAVKAPPKAAVMGKFACSTKPAGAQIWVDGKNTGRETPVALGNPLMLPVGKRKIVFKLNGKSTKPQVVPISEDGVAKLVNVPIE
- a CDS encoding lysine 2,3-aminomutase produces the protein MTTTHIRGKAEAGPAQQPFTYPLRKEFIEPDWRRIPGYKDVTAAEWESAVWQRKHTVKNLKELKATLGALLPEDLAESIEQDQKQRATMSLLVPPQMLNTMNLEDLWSDPVRRYMLPALADRRTDWPNHPKASRDSLHEQDMWVVEGLTHRYPTKVLAEMLPTCPQYCGHCTRMDLVGNDVPQVSKHKFAVGQKERYEQMLDYLRRTPTVRDVVVSGGDIANLPIQALEPFVSALLDIPNIRDIRLASKGLMAIPQHFLQDSVLQGLDRLAKKAIERGVDLALHTHVNHAQQLTPLVGKAVRKLHEMGFRDVRNQGVLLRGVNDSSQALLDLCFTLLDHAKILPYYFYMCDMIPNSEHWRLSVDQAQKLQHDIMGYMPGFATPRIVCDVPFVGKRWVHQVAEYDRERGISYWTKNYRTSVEANDADALSRKYEYFDPIDVLPEAGQAWWREQQKAA
- a CDS encoding KamA family radical SAM protein, translated to MISSVLPVTGSPEPRTARPSTSVQGRARLFPSATDAEWSDWRWQQRHAVRNLEQLEKYIALTPDERAGVQETSELFRIGISPYYLSLIDPEHPFCPVRMQSIPVRAEARIRPGELTDPLGEDKTRPEECIVHKYPDRVLFLAIDTCSVYCRHCTRRRITKGGEAELTKDQIRRGIEYIERHPEVRDVLISGGDPFLLSEERLESILEPLTRIPHVEMIRIGTRVPVCLPMRVTDSLARMLRRHAPVYVITHFNHPKEVTAEAREACERLVDHGVPVENQAVLMRRLNSDARIIKELSHVLLRSRVRPYYLHQMDVAEGCEHLRTPIAKGVEILQQLRGFTSGLAVPHLAVDLPGGGGKVTLQPDYVIERSEHETVFRNFKGQRYAYPEPEETDCSCPYDDVWRARDAR